The proteins below are encoded in one region of Ereboglobus luteus:
- a CDS encoding autotransporter outer membrane beta-barrel domain-containing protein, producing the protein MLCLSPLLNGANRDWAGTGTGDWTDMGNWAGAAMPGASDNAYIQNTGTAVIDGVTAATIGRIEVGGPTAGRKGGLEILNGGTLNVSGHVMSGAAANSLGIVTVKGAGSTLAGGNLMYVGRIGTGVLNILDGGHVTTVGNFSMGYDPSGGNNIPSGANPAGYVTINGSNSLLEGNNEGHIGFRGVGIMTLEDGGRARFSSNVYIGNGASGRGELHIGQGSMFTISGTNKVLYVGGNAAGMGLVKSRSALLAGSGVMVAGEGGSVKVSHNGTISAGDGAGAIGQLNIQGNLNLAYNDDSGWGQSVAGAATIRVDHNSTTADSIYVSNTVFIGESLNIDLSSLANITNKAILFTGSDGTIISAPGSSTKFTMNGLDFSEYARLADNLPVTSLTVTGSEILMSVNSTATNKHLVWTGATNNTWNLSETNWREAGGAEMAFLIGDSVTFGTLDGIDNVTIGQDVGQTVSQLAFIGNTSYTLEGNYTINGASAIGLTTGTSGKLLLGASGTAFNGTLTLTGNNSFARGTELHSGTLSIARVESLLRAPSLNGVSFMGSGANTPTLLLTEDMTFNAANMVSHLRIAPDSTGEIQIAPGKTVVITSGSGGTGAGIANYGQFSIAGGQVVFANNHADEQGGAINNGIAGVLTIDDAVFTANTSGSFGGAIINIGGGNLTVGVAATSTVTYAGNEAMNGGAVADAAAGGFLYVKASGGITTLDVAGHVTIGGDDAAVTGADSIASSDANSVITKTGEGTIVLNADNTHYTGTFNHNAGVVQFNNASALFGGAVNGSGTLVFNNTGHNLDFSSGDFHGTLRLQGDGAGASYDMDTVAASTRSILANSHLQLGTNGTLSIGSGSYGIGGLDFAGGALRTEMSGLAFTGTLKINGVLGFTDPQASKIIVDNIAPGGSLASLGARSGSVFSMDDAGSDAILLMAADSIAGHTDKAIGLYASNGVTRIDTAFQQTWGDYAIATFENMALAHTGSAGAGLYMDSVLTKVDIQSGRTLTLTADSTSDNTLNAIISGDGELAIDASVGAVTLGGVNTHSGVTRVVNGTLRLAAADALGDTSDLILSQNTVAELAGDSLFGNAQTIGAYTGAAGAKLSLGSGTLTVTDAKGTGLFVDNGATTDFGSASSLVLDGGTISGALTASADNTSQLTLRSNTLTISSANTDLNINTTVAADATLRLTDGGALGTGTIAFGGTLELAADGANTYFNNRLAGSGTIMKTGTGAMTVAQSNPGLNVQVNIAEGRLIADELDALGSSKIKAEAGGIIEFSGTGTLSNEITGDGMLAFSNNAEVTINRAYNLPQIEISSGAKLIASHTSALGGTNSKIHVTSNGALIINTYDNATRTFALGEITLTDRGRLRFTSAGTTFRRATIEKLLGSDGILEFNVDFKAVRDHAIASLSPVMPVGRAANHVTVLTAGSGTHGVYINSANPEYFAPMDGSYTPLIDTAEGDATRYHLVDVNGSPISHYESGLVALQLVKGGEDESTYTDNFNRWYLADSGLGATADAVIGSAAMAGKDWHYSLDALYLRMGEIRADLDEFKPGESKGTIWARGRSSLLKVNHKLLGRSFEQTNDGITAGADRAFAIKDSMVLFAGAFVDFGWVDRDFYNFGSGDSNSYGIGLYATMLHKSGWYGDLALKADRTKNSFDTRTVDNRMTHASYNSNAEGFSIEFGRRSHLISEWWFEPSIQMAMVWLNGANYDAKTFESSLPVKVDGSRSTQYRGGLRVGRSFGRWNPYAKIFWAKSDTGGGTVHAYTRDFNASLNEWRFECGFGMSVRLTEKASVYLDYEYATASAYERPWSVNLGWRTLW; encoded by the coding sequence GTGCTTTGCCTATCCCCGCTCCTCAATGGAGCAAATCGTGATTGGGCCGGCACGGGGACCGGCGACTGGACGGATATGGGCAATTGGGCCGGGGCCGCCATGCCCGGCGCATCGGATAATGCCTATATTCAGAACACCGGAACCGCTGTCATAGATGGAGTGACGGCGGCAACCATCGGACGCATAGAAGTCGGTGGCCCCACGGCCGGGCGCAAAGGCGGGCTTGAGATACTCAATGGCGGCACATTGAACGTAAGCGGACACGTAATGTCTGGCGCGGCGGCCAACAGTCTTGGAATCGTTACCGTCAAGGGAGCCGGCTCAACGCTGGCTGGCGGCAACCTCATGTATGTTGGCCGCATTGGCACCGGTGTCTTGAACATCCTTGATGGCGGGCACGTCACCACGGTTGGCAACTTTTCCATGGGCTATGACCCGAGTGGAGGAAACAATATCCCGTCTGGTGCGAATCCCGCCGGTTATGTCACGATCAACGGTTCGAATTCATTGTTGGAAGGTAACAACGAGGGGCACATCGGATTCAGGGGCGTGGGTATTATGACGCTTGAGGATGGCGGGCGCGCCCGGTTCAGCTCGAATGTTTACATTGGAAACGGTGCCTCGGGCCGGGGTGAGCTTCACATCGGCCAAGGTTCCATGTTTACAATTAGCGGCACCAACAAGGTCTTATATGTGGGCGGAAATGCCGCCGGCATGGGACTTGTGAAGTCGCGCTCCGCCTTGCTGGCGGGTAGCGGAGTGATGGTTGCCGGTGAGGGTGGCAGTGTGAAAGTATCGCATAACGGCACGATTTCCGCCGGTGACGGTGCGGGCGCGATCGGTCAGCTAAATATTCAAGGCAATCTCAATCTTGCTTATAATGATGACTCTGGCTGGGGCCAATCAGTGGCGGGTGCCGCAACTATTCGCGTTGATCATAATAGCACCACGGCGGATTCAATTTATGTGTCCAATACGGTATTTATTGGCGAGAGTTTGAACATCGACCTCAGCTCCCTGGCCAACATCACCAATAAGGCCATTCTCTTCACGGGCAGTGACGGCACGATCATATCCGCACCGGGGTCATCTACAAAATTCACCATGAATGGCTTGGATTTCTCCGAATATGCCCGCTTGGCAGACAATCTCCCTGTGACCTCGCTGACCGTTACCGGTTCGGAAATTCTCATGTCAGTGAATTCCACGGCAACCAACAAACACCTCGTCTGGACAGGCGCGACGAACAACACTTGGAATCTCAGCGAGACCAATTGGCGTGAAGCGGGAGGCGCGGAGATGGCGTTCCTTATTGGCGACTCTGTCACATTTGGCACGCTCGACGGTATTGACAATGTGACGATTGGGCAGGATGTCGGGCAGACTGTTTCGCAACTCGCATTCATTGGCAACACCAGCTATACGCTCGAGGGCAATTATACCATCAATGGCGCGTCGGCGATCGGCCTGACAACAGGCACCTCCGGCAAGTTGCTGCTCGGCGCAAGCGGCACCGCGTTTAACGGCACGCTTACGCTCACAGGCAACAATAGTTTTGCCAGGGGCACAGAGCTTCACTCGGGCACGCTCAGTATTGCCAGAGTCGAGAGCCTCTTGCGCGCTCCTAGTTTAAATGGAGTTTCATTTATGGGCTCAGGCGCAAATACGCCGACCCTTCTCCTCACCGAGGATATGACATTCAACGCGGCAAATATGGTTTCCCATCTCAGGATCGCACCTGACAGCACAGGTGAAATCCAGATCGCACCCGGGAAAACTGTCGTCATCACTTCCGGCAGTGGTGGAACAGGCGCGGGCATCGCAAATTATGGCCAGTTTTCCATTGCAGGTGGACAGGTTGTTTTTGCTAACAACCATGCCGACGAGCAAGGAGGGGCTATAAATAATGGGATTGCAGGCGTGCTCACAATCGATGACGCGGTTTTCACCGCAAATACTTCGGGTTCTTTTGGTGGTGCTATTATTAATATTGGCGGCGGCAATCTGACCGTCGGCGTCGCCGCGACATCCACAGTCACCTACGCTGGCAATGAAGCCATGAACGGCGGCGCGGTTGCTGACGCCGCCGCGGGCGGTTTCCTATATGTGAAGGCAAGTGGCGGAATCACGACTCTCGATGTCGCCGGACATGTAACAATCGGTGGGGACGATGCCGCTGTTACCGGCGCCGATTCCATTGCCAGCAGCGATGCCAATTCTGTGATCACAAAAACCGGCGAGGGCACGATTGTCCTCAATGCTGACAACACGCATTACACGGGCACGTTCAACCACAATGCCGGCGTGGTGCAGTTCAATAATGCGAGCGCTCTTTTCGGCGGCGCGGTCAATGGCAGCGGCACGCTGGTATTCAACAACACCGGCCATAACTTGGATTTTTCCTCGGGCGATTTCCACGGAACCTTGCGCCTGCAAGGCGATGGCGCCGGTGCCAGCTACGATATGGATACGGTTGCCGCCTCCACACGCTCGATTCTGGCAAATTCACATCTTCAATTGGGCACCAACGGCACCTTGTCGATTGGCAGCGGCTCCTATGGAATAGGCGGTCTCGATTTTGCCGGTGGCGCCTTGCGCACGGAGATGAGCGGACTTGCTTTTACGGGCACATTAAAAATCAACGGCGTGCTTGGTTTCACCGATCCGCAGGCCAGCAAGATCATTGTGGACAACATCGCACCGGGAGGCTCCCTGGCCAGTTTAGGCGCGCGCTCCGGCAGCGTGTTTTCAATGGATGATGCCGGTTCCGATGCAATATTACTCATGGCCGCCGACTCGATTGCGGGGCACACCGACAAGGCGATCGGTTTATATGCTAGCAATGGCGTTACCCGGATCGATACCGCGTTTCAACAGACTTGGGGCGATTATGCGATCGCCACTTTTGAAAATATGGCCCTTGCCCACACAGGCAGCGCGGGCGCGGGGCTTTATATGGATTCAGTGCTGACGAAAGTGGACATTCAGAGCGGGCGCACATTGACGCTCACCGCCGACAGCACGTCGGACAATACGCTCAACGCCATCATTTCCGGGGATGGCGAACTCGCCATCGATGCCTCGGTCGGCGCCGTTACCTTGGGCGGGGTCAACACGCACTCCGGCGTCACGCGCGTCGTCAATGGAACCTTGCGGCTTGCCGCCGCCGATGCCCTTGGTGACACATCCGATCTCATCCTTTCGCAAAACACCGTTGCCGAACTTGCGGGCGATTCACTGTTTGGCAACGCCCAGACCATTGGCGCCTACACCGGCGCGGCCGGCGCAAAGCTCAGCCTCGGCAGCGGCACGCTCACCGTGACCGATGCCAAGGGCACGGGGTTGTTTGTTGATAACGGCGCGACGACCGATTTTGGCTCCGCCTCGTCGCTTGTCCTTGACGGTGGCACGATTTCGGGCGCGCTGACCGCCTCGGCTGACAATACCAGTCAACTCACCCTGCGCAGCAACACGCTCACCATCAGTTCTGCAAACACGGACTTGAACATAAACACGACCGTTGCCGCGGACGCCACGCTTCGCCTCACCGATGGCGGCGCGCTTGGCACAGGAACCATCGCGTTTGGCGGCACGCTCGAACTCGCCGCCGACGGTGCGAATACCTATTTCAACAACCGGCTCGCGGGCAGCGGAACGATAATGAAAACCGGCACGGGGGCGATGACGGTCGCCCAATCCAACCCGGGGCTGAACGTTCAGGTGAACATTGCCGAAGGGCGCCTCATTGCGGACGAACTCGATGCACTCGGTTCCAGCAAGATCAAGGCAGAGGCTGGCGGCATCATCGAATTCAGCGGCACGGGCACGCTTTCCAATGAAATTACCGGCGATGGCATGCTCGCGTTTTCCAACAATGCTGAGGTGACGATCAACCGCGCATATAATCTGCCGCAAATTGAAATCAGCAGCGGAGCCAAGCTGATTGCCAGCCACACTTCCGCCTTGGGCGGCACCAACAGCAAGATTCACGTCACCAGCAATGGCGCGCTCATTATCAATACGTATGACAATGCCACGCGCACTTTCGCGCTTGGTGAAATCACCCTTACTGATCGTGGACGCCTCCGCTTCACTTCTGCCGGCACTACTTTCCGCAGGGCGACCATTGAAAAACTTTTGGGCTCCGATGGTATCCTTGAGTTCAATGTCGACTTCAAGGCCGTGCGCGATCACGCCATCGCATCGCTTTCGCCCGTGATGCCCGTTGGCCGCGCCGCCAATCACGTCACGGTATTGACCGCCGGAAGCGGCACGCACGGTGTGTATATCAATAGCGCCAATCCCGAGTATTTCGCGCCGATGGACGGTTCATACACGCCATTGATCGACACCGCCGAGGGGGACGCGACGCGTTACCACTTGGTCGATGTCAATGGATCACCGATTTCCCACTATGAATCTGGTCTTGTCGCGTTGCAGTTGGTCAAGGGCGGCGAGGATGAGTCCACCTACACGGATAATTTTAACCGGTGGTATCTTGCAGACAGCGGCTTGGGCGCCACCGCGGATGCGGTTATTGGTTCGGCGGCAATGGCCGGCAAAGACTGGCATTATTCGCTCGATGCACTGTATTTGCGCATGGGCGAGATTCGCGCCGATTTGGATGAGTTTAAGCCGGGTGAATCCAAGGGCACGATTTGGGCGCGCGGGCGCAGCTCCCTGCTCAAGGTGAATCACAAATTGCTGGGCAGGTCCTTTGAGCAGACCAACGACGGCATAACCGCGGGCGCGGACCGCGCCTTTGCCATCAAGGACAGCATGGTTTTGTTTGCGGGTGCGTTTGTCGATTTCGGCTGGGTTGACCGCGATTTCTATAATTTTGGTTCGGGCGACAGCAACTCGTATGGCATCGGCCTTTATGCCACAATGCTTCACAAAAGCGGTTGGTATGGCGACCTTGCGCTGAAGGCCGATCGCACGAAGAACAGTTTCGATACGCGCACGGTTGATAACAGGATGACCCATGCCAGCTACAACAGCAACGCGGAAGGGTTTTCCATCGAGTTCGGGCGGCGCAGCCACTTGATAAGCGAATGGTGGTTTGAACCCTCGATTCAAATGGCCATGGTTTGGCTCAACGGGGCGAACTATGACGCGAAAACATTTGAGTCCTCCCTTCCCGTGAAAGTGGACGGCTCCCGTTCAACCCAATACCGCGGCGGTTTGCGGGTGGGGCGCTCATTCGGACGGTGGAATCCCTACGCCAAAATCTTTTGGGCGAAGAGCGACACCGGTGGCGGCACAGTCCATGCATACACACGCGATTTTAATGCGTCACTTAATGAATGGCGATTCGAGTGCGGCTTTGGCATGAGCGTGAGACTTACCGAAAAGGCCTCTGTGTATTTGGATTATGAATACGCAACCGCCAGCGCATACGAGCGGCCCTGGAGCGTCAACCTCGGCTGGCGCACGCTTTGGTAA
- a CDS encoding Gfo/Idh/MocA family protein — MTHQKSDGMNYAPQGKPAPVVKPGEFAFAAAHLDHGHIYGQCNGLIEAGAELKWVYDPDPKKVEAFQQKYPGTHVARSIDEILDQPDIKLVAAAAIPNQRGPIGIRVMDAGKDYFTDKTPFTTLPQLDDAKVAVARTARKYMVYFSERLHVESATYASDLVQSGAIGRVIQVIGLGPHRLNKPTRPAWFFKKEQYGGILCDIGSHQYEQFLHYTGATDASVVQASVANYNNPDTPELEDFGQSTLIGNNGATNYIRVDWFTPDGLGTWGDGRTIILGTKGYIELRKYIDVARDKTGDHVYLVDDKGEHHINVAGKAGYRFFGQLILDCLNRTENAMTQAHAFKAAELCLKAQAVAEKIE, encoded by the coding sequence ATGACACATCAAAAATCCGACGGCATGAATTACGCCCCGCAAGGCAAACCCGCGCCCGTGGTCAAGCCCGGCGAGTTCGCCTTCGCCGCCGCGCACCTCGACCACGGACACATTTACGGCCAGTGCAACGGTCTCATCGAGGCCGGCGCGGAACTGAAATGGGTTTACGATCCCGATCCGAAAAAAGTTGAGGCGTTTCAGCAAAAATACCCCGGCACGCACGTCGCCCGCTCGATCGACGAGATTCTGGATCAACCCGACATCAAGCTCGTCGCCGCCGCAGCGATCCCCAATCAACGCGGCCCCATCGGCATACGTGTCATGGACGCCGGCAAGGATTACTTCACGGACAAAACGCCCTTCACCACCCTGCCCCAACTCGACGACGCCAAGGTCGCCGTCGCGCGCACCGCCCGCAAATACATGGTGTATTTTAGCGAACGCCTGCATGTCGAATCCGCCACCTACGCAAGCGACCTCGTCCAATCAGGCGCCATTGGCCGCGTCATCCAAGTCATCGGGCTCGGGCCGCACCGCCTTAACAAACCGACGCGCCCCGCGTGGTTTTTCAAAAAAGAGCAATACGGCGGAATCCTTTGCGACATCGGCAGCCATCAATACGAGCAATTTCTCCATTACACCGGGGCGACCGATGCCAGCGTTGTCCAAGCCAGCGTCGCCAACTATAACAATCCAGACACTCCCGAGCTTGAGGACTTCGGCCAGTCAACACTCATCGGAAACAACGGCGCGACAAACTACATTCGCGTCGACTGGTTCACCCCCGACGGCCTCGGCACCTGGGGCGACGGGCGCACGATCATCCTCGGCACAAAAGGTTACATTGAATTGCGCAAATACATAGACGTCGCCCGCGACAAGACCGGCGACCATGTATATTTGGTGGACGACAAGGGAGAGCACCACATCAACGTCGCCGGCAAGGCAGGCTATCGTTTCTTCGGCCAGCTCATACTCGACTGCCTAAACCGCACCGAAAACGCTATGACCCAAGCCCACGCATTCAAGGCCGCCGAGCTTTGCCTGAAGGCGCAGGCGGTCGCCGAAAAAATCGAGTGA
- a CDS encoding TonB-dependent receptor, protein MNVKSPIAAKLAVGLLVAVIAYPLGFAQQVKPEQSNETEGTSAAAEGKNDDIVVMETFIVDREREHGYQATSTLAGTRMATLLKETSAAISVITKDFMNDVGITDIAELASWGPNTYVDESHTESNFTESLVSFSRPVVTRGFVGKQSMARNYFISIVPSDSFETSSIDLAYGPNAALFGEGSLGGLVSVGSKRARLDRNSAEVEVRPDTWGGMRTSMDANASIGRYAAIRTNFLYDDSKGWRDAQFSERRATQISLTIQPFKNTMISVEYSGGHGESGAPRENYHDGYSTWYAHRNWDWSDTSKLDKDYTGIVKNGPYYTKADYDAIASGTIKWASDYRYLDTTGGNNAGFVTPAELGLGRGVGTDSSHLVFMSNNSSYDPSNYIPLMDWQPAVRSLGLGQNYPIYPTVAENMSVYTNREDYPMSLPSKEYSHIPKKTPWGEADWYLWGGMPTTRLAISRLKPP, encoded by the coding sequence ATGAACGTGAAATCACCAATAGCCGCAAAACTGGCCGTAGGCCTGCTAGTCGCTGTCATCGCTTATCCGCTTGGTTTTGCCCAGCAGGTAAAGCCCGAGCAGAGCAATGAAACGGAAGGAACAAGCGCCGCCGCCGAAGGCAAGAATGACGATATTGTCGTCATGGAAACCTTCATCGTGGATCGGGAAAGGGAGCATGGTTATCAGGCGACAAGCACGCTCGCCGGCACGCGCATGGCGACATTGCTGAAGGAGACATCAGCCGCCATCAGTGTGATCACGAAGGATTTCATGAATGATGTCGGCATCACGGACATTGCCGAGCTCGCCTCATGGGGCCCCAACACCTATGTGGACGAAAGCCATACGGAATCCAATTTTACGGAAAGTCTTGTGAGTTTTTCAAGGCCGGTCGTCACGCGCGGTTTTGTTGGCAAACAAAGCATGGCGCGCAATTATTTTATTAGCATCGTTCCCAGTGACTCGTTTGAGACGTCCTCTATCGACCTTGCATACGGACCCAATGCCGCGCTTTTTGGCGAGGGTTCGCTTGGCGGCTTGGTGAGTGTGGGCAGCAAGCGCGCGCGCCTGGATCGCAATAGCGCCGAGGTCGAGGTGCGCCCCGACACCTGGGGAGGAATGCGCACAAGCATGGACGCCAACGCCTCCATCGGCCGTTATGCGGCCATTCGCACTAATTTTCTCTACGATGACTCGAAGGGATGGCGCGACGCCCAGTTTTCCGAACGTCGGGCCACACAGATTTCCCTTACGATCCAACCGTTCAAAAACACCATGATTTCCGTCGAGTATTCCGGCGGACACGGGGAAAGCGGCGCCCCGCGCGAGAATTATCACGACGGGTATTCGACATGGTATGCCCATAGGAACTGGGACTGGAGTGATACATCGAAACTTGATAAAGATTACACTGGTATCGTTAAAAACGGCCCATACTACACCAAAGCTGACTATGATGCCATTGCCAGTGGGACCATAAAATGGGCTTCAGATTACAGATATCTTGATACAACAGGTGGAAACAATGCGGGGTTTGTCACCCCGGCTGAGCTCGGGTTGGGACGGGGTGTTGGCACCGACTCCAGTCACCTCGTGTTCATGAGCAATAACTCTTCTTATGATCCCTCCAATTATATCCCCCTCATGGATTGGCAGCCAGCCGTTCGTTCCCTCGGCCTTGGACAGAACTATCCAATCTATCCGACGGTTGCCGAAAACATGAGTGTCTATACAAACCGGGAGGATTACCCCATGTCGCTTCCGAGCAAAGAATACAGCCATATTCCGAAAAAGACCCCGTGGGGAGAGGCGGATTGGTATCTGTGGGGGGGCATGCCAACTACGCGATTGGCAATCTCGCGCTTGAAGCCGCCATGA
- a CDS encoding sialate O-acetylesterase: protein MMHRIFRPRLVVTFALILAARAVLLAAPDVIRRDGWSYDRADFLASAEKIAAAKSARGGVRLAGWVEFDVNVAKSGWYELLIGGITPEWPRDLYVDGALIYRLGRATAADALPNAAAHGVQFKDTDLYLSAGSHTLRFRRQREPGAQPGVWELRPSASGDDAAAIRVEVAGPRIVDPGEPVMLRVTGGGTGRASTYTLFLRDEVADVVSATPCATVAFSASVKPETRDVPVTLAGHGLYTIIARSGDHELRPSEFKVGRLLATKGAGSARPINFAPPVSGKSPLLAAPFCNGAVLQRDKPLPVWGWAAPGDKITVTFAGQTAAAIAGADGLWRATLAPMEASSAPGELEVIAVSSKTGAETQRQKITDVLIGEVWLLSGQSNMGGSLNTSTGGLERARAADYPDVRMAMIHGSKTERQLAGASWISAVSHGDPKNMERWVAIHYAFGADLREKLGVPIGLVSANRGGTCISTWTGLDTHRAEPAFAPLLANYEEGIAENLPEILHLENIASYLNAWKKKGRPDPGPKLAAPRFNNNAPAFCYRELIEPLAPFAIRGVLWYQGEADGNAAAAYRSRFPAMIRDWRALWSDAALPFIFAQISYSGGKPANIAPGDTGQGEVREAQTLALSVPRTAMIATIDLMTPSDDVHYKNKLPVGHRFARAALSSVYGFKNIAASGPCYKSMTVENGAIRLLFDHAAGLKTNNGGAPGGFAIAGADKKWAWADARIEGDCIVVSSQKISKPVAVRHGWSAYPCGTNVINGDDLPLPTFRTDDWPMLTAGKFGFELR from the coding sequence ATGATGCACCGGATTTTTCGCCCCCGTCTTGTTGTCACGTTCGCTTTGATTCTTGCCGCGCGCGCGGTTCTTCTAGCCGCGCCCGATGTGATTCGTCGTGACGGCTGGTCTTATGATCGCGCGGATTTTCTCGCGTCGGCGGAAAAAATTGCAGCGGCGAAATCAGCGCGCGGTGGCGTCCGCCTTGCCGGCTGGGTTGAGTTTGATGTCAATGTTGCGAAATCCGGCTGGTATGAGCTTCTCATTGGCGGGATCACGCCCGAGTGGCCGCGCGATCTTTATGTCGATGGCGCGCTCATCTATCGGCTTGGACGGGCGACAGCCGCCGATGCGCTTCCAAACGCCGCGGCGCATGGTGTTCAGTTCAAGGACACTGACCTGTATTTGTCCGCCGGAAGTCACACATTGCGTTTTCGCCGCCAGCGAGAGCCGGGCGCGCAGCCCGGTGTTTGGGAACTCCGTCCGTCGGCATCCGGCGATGACGCCGCGGCGATTCGTGTTGAGGTCGCGGGGCCCCGCATTGTTGATCCGGGCGAGCCGGTCATGCTTCGTGTCACCGGTGGCGGCACGGGGCGCGCTTCCACCTACACGCTGTTTTTGCGCGATGAGGTTGCCGATGTTGTTTCCGCCACGCCTTGCGCCACGGTTGCGTTTTCCGCGTCTGTGAAACCAGAAACACGCGACGTCCCGGTCACGCTTGCCGGACACGGACTCTATACAATCATCGCCCGCAGCGGCGATCACGAGTTGCGTCCGTCGGAATTCAAAGTCGGTCGCCTGCTTGCCACCAAGGGCGCCGGCAGCGCGCGTCCGATAAATTTTGCTCCCCCGGTTTCCGGGAAATCCCCGCTGCTCGCCGCGCCTTTTTGCAACGGCGCCGTGCTTCAGCGCGACAAGCCTCTCCCTGTTTGGGGATGGGCCGCGCCCGGTGACAAAATCACCGTGACTTTTGCCGGCCAAACTGCCGCCGCGATTGCCGGCGCCGACGGATTGTGGCGCGCCACTCTTGCGCCGATGGAGGCCAGTTCCGCGCCGGGGGAATTGGAGGTGATCGCGGTTTCATCGAAAACGGGGGCGGAAACCCAAAGGCAAAAAATCACCGATGTGTTGATTGGCGAGGTGTGGCTGCTTTCCGGCCAGTCGAACATGGGGGGCTCGCTCAACACCAGCACGGGCGGGCTCGAACGCGCGCGCGCGGCCGATTACCCCGATGTCCGCATGGCAATGATTCACGGATCCAAAACGGAGCGCCAGCTTGCCGGAGCCTCGTGGATATCCGCCGTCTCTCACGGCGACCCCAAAAACATGGAGCGGTGGGTGGCCATTCACTATGCGTTTGGCGCTGACTTGCGCGAGAAACTGGGCGTTCCCATCGGCCTCGTTTCCGCCAATCGCGGCGGCACGTGCATTTCCACATGGACGGGACTCGACACGCACCGCGCGGAGCCCGCCTTTGCCCCCTTGCTTGCAAATTATGAGGAGGGCATTGCGGAAAATCTTCCCGAGATTCTTCATCTCGAAAATATCGCTAGTTACCTCAATGCCTGGAAAAAGAAAGGACGCCCCGATCCGGGTCCCAAACTTGCCGCGCCGCGTTTTAACAACAACGCCCCGGCATTTTGTTATCGCGAGCTCATAGAGCCGCTCGCGCCCTTCGCGATTCGCGGTGTGCTTTGGTATCAGGGCGAGGCTGACGGCAACGCGGCCGCCGCGTATCGCTCGCGCTTTCCCGCGATGATTCGCGACTGGCGCGCGCTCTGGTCGGATGCGGCGCTTCCTTTTATCTTTGCGCAGATTTCATACAGCGGGGGCAAACCCGCGAACATCGCTCCCGGCGACACTGGCCAGGGCGAAGTCCGCGAGGCGCAAACACTCGCGCTTTCCGTGCCGCGCACGGCGATGATCGCGACGATCGACCTGATGACTCCGTCCGATGATGTGCATTATAAAAACAAACTGCCGGTCGGGCATCGTTTTGCGCGCGCCGCGCTGTCCAGCGTTTACGGTTTCAAAAACATCGCGGCGAGCGGTCCGTGCTACAAAAGCATGACCGTCGAAAACGGCGCGATCCGCTTGTTGTTTGACCATGCCGCCGGTTTGAAAACGAACAACGGCGGCGCGCCCGGCGGCTTTGCGATTGCGGGTGCGGATAAAAAATGGGCGTGGGCCGACGCGCGCATTGAGGGCGACTGCATTGTCGTAAGTAGTCAGAAAATTTCAAAGCCTGTTGCCGTTCGTCATGGCTGGTCCGCGTATCCTTGCGGCACCAATGTCATCAACGGTGACGACCTTCCCTTGCCGACTTTTCGCACCGACGACTGGCCCATGCTCACCGCGGGAAAATTCGGTTTCGAACTTCGCTAA